Proteins from a genomic interval of Corynebacterium deserti GIMN1.010:
- the purD gene encoding phosphoribosylamine--glycine ligase — protein sequence MRILVIGSGAREHALLRGLSLDPATTELHVAPGNAGLGSIATVHPDIKADDPAAVTQLAQELGSDLVVIGPEIPLVAGVADALREAGIAVFGPNQDAARIEGSKAFAKDVMAAQGVRTAHAEAITPGSSSEDIDAALDRFGPTWVVKDDGLAAGKGVVVTPDRAAARAHVDAVLEGGNPVLLESFLDGPEVSLFCLVDGETVVPLLPAQDHKRVFDNDEGPNTGGMGAYAPLPWLPEDGVSRIVDEVCVPVAKEMVARGCAYSGLLYAGIAWGAEGPAVVEFNCRFGDPETQAVLALLKTPLAGLLNAVATGTLAEQPALEWQDGYALTVVLASHNYPEAPRTGDVIRNADADNVLHAGTARNDKGELVSAGGRVLNVIGVGETLEAARENAYATIKDIELDGSHYRTDIALPAVEGRISI from the coding sequence ATGCGCATTCTGGTAATCGGCTCGGGCGCCCGTGAGCACGCCCTCCTCCGTGGACTTTCTCTTGACCCTGCTACGACCGAACTTCACGTTGCCCCAGGTAACGCAGGCCTTGGCTCCATTGCAACTGTTCATCCAGACATTAAGGCTGATGATCCAGCAGCCGTCACCCAACTTGCTCAGGAACTCGGATCTGATCTCGTTGTCATCGGCCCGGAAATTCCTTTGGTAGCGGGTGTTGCTGATGCTCTTCGCGAGGCCGGCATTGCTGTCTTTGGCCCCAACCAGGACGCCGCGCGCATCGAGGGATCGAAGGCATTTGCCAAGGATGTCATGGCTGCTCAGGGTGTGCGTACTGCACATGCAGAAGCCATCACTCCAGGTTCTTCCTCTGAGGACATTGATGCAGCACTCGATCGTTTCGGCCCAACTTGGGTTGTCAAGGACGACGGACTGGCTGCCGGTAAGGGGGTAGTGGTTACCCCAGATCGCGCCGCAGCTCGCGCACACGTCGATGCTGTTCTTGAGGGCGGAAACCCCGTCCTTTTGGAATCCTTCCTCGATGGCCCAGAGGTGTCCTTGTTCTGCCTGGTCGATGGTGAAACCGTAGTTCCATTGCTGCCTGCACAAGATCATAAGCGTGTTTTCGACAACGATGAAGGCCCCAACACCGGTGGTATGGGCGCTTACGCTCCGTTGCCTTGGTTGCCAGAAGATGGTGTTTCACGCATCGTCGATGAGGTGTGTGTTCCTGTCGCTAAGGAAATGGTTGCCCGCGGCTGCGCATATTCTGGCCTCCTTTATGCAGGTATCGCGTGGGGAGCTGAAGGGCCAGCCGTGGTGGAATTTAACTGCCGATTCGGCGATCCAGAAACCCAGGCAGTTCTTGCACTGCTGAAAACTCCTCTCGCTGGCCTGCTCAACGCTGTAGCAACTGGCACCCTGGCGGAGCAGCCTGCCCTGGAATGGCAGGATGGCTACGCCTTGACTGTCGTTTTGGCTTCCCACAACTACCCGGAAGCGCCACGCACTGGCGATGTCATCCGAAATGCAGACGCAGATAATGTCCTGCACGCTGGTACGGCACGAAACGACAAGGGCGAATTGGTGTCTGCTGGTGGTCGTGTTCTCAACGTCATCGGTGTGGGCGAAACCCTGGAGGCTGCCCGCGAAAACGCCTATGCCACCATCAAGGATATTGAACTTGATGGAAGCCACTACCGCACCGACATTGCATTGCCCGCAGTTGAGGGTCGAATCTCGATCTAA
- a CDS encoding HIT family protein: MASVFTKIINGDLPGRFVYRSENVVAFLSIEPLAYGHTLVVPVAEVDRWTDLPHDVWAEVNEASQLIGNAIREAFDAPRCGYIIAGFDVPHTHVHLFPTDKMADYDFRNAMAADATDPAKMDEAAEKIRAALDGLV; the protein is encoded by the coding sequence ATGGCTTCCGTATTTACGAAAATTATTAATGGCGATCTACCGGGGCGCTTTGTCTACCGCTCTGAGAATGTCGTCGCATTTTTGTCGATTGAACCGCTCGCCTACGGCCACACCCTGGTTGTTCCAGTTGCAGAAGTTGACCGCTGGACTGACCTTCCACACGACGTGTGGGCCGAAGTCAATGAGGCATCCCAGCTCATCGGAAATGCAATTCGCGAGGCTTTCGACGCGCCTCGTTGCGGTTACATCATCGCTGGTTTCGATGTTCCTCACACCCACGTCCATCTCTTCCCTACCGACAAGATGGCGGATTACGATTTCCGCAACGCCATGGCTGCTGATGCAACCGATCCAGCAAAAATGGATGAAGCCGCAGAGAAGATTCGTGCGGCTCTCGACGGGCTCGTTTAA
- a CDS encoding class I SAM-dependent methyltransferase translates to MTSLDIQNTLNSYWDGRAKAYHHNQTRSERAAVERPLWEKVWADALPGETETVLDLGCGSGFVTHVLADCGCEVLGIDGSSQMIDEALKENARRAEGGRATAHFRVGDAHQPEVDEGSFDAIASRYVLWTLRDPQAALNNWVSLLKPGGVIACVDAAWYPDGIDPDTRVDSTDGPDAFVDTYTPKLLENLPMSTTDSAENFADLFRAAGLENVTVTPIDGLAELDQRFGLSPGHDSTPQYIIRGTAPA, encoded by the coding sequence GTGACATCTCTCGATATCCAAAACACGCTCAACTCCTACTGGGATGGACGCGCGAAGGCGTACCACCACAATCAGACTCGCAGTGAGCGGGCAGCGGTGGAACGGCCACTCTGGGAAAAAGTCTGGGCTGATGCCCTGCCCGGGGAGACGGAAACGGTCCTTGATCTAGGGTGTGGATCGGGATTTGTCACGCATGTGCTTGCGGATTGTGGATGTGAGGTGCTCGGCATTGACGGTTCGTCGCAGATGATCGATGAGGCCCTGAAGGAAAATGCGCGCCGGGCCGAGGGGGGCCGGGCGACAGCTCACTTTCGCGTTGGTGACGCCCACCAGCCCGAGGTTGACGAGGGCAGTTTCGACGCCATCGCCAGCCGATATGTGTTGTGGACGCTTCGCGACCCCCAGGCTGCGCTGAACAACTGGGTGAGTCTGCTAAAACCAGGCGGTGTGATCGCGTGTGTCGACGCGGCCTGGTATCCCGACGGCATTGACCCCGACACTCGCGTCGATTCCACCGACGGGCCGGATGCTTTCGTGGACACCTACACACCCAAACTGCTGGAGAATCTTCCCATGTCCACCACGGACAGCGCGGAAAACTTCGCTGATTTATTCCGCGCTGCGGGTCTGGAAAATGTCACCGTCACCCCGATTGACGGCCTTGCGGAATTAGACCAGCGATTTGGGTTGTCGCCTGGGCATGACTCAACGCCGCAGTACATCATTCGAGGCACGGCCCCTGCGTAG
- a CDS encoding pyridoxal phosphate-dependent aminotransferase encodes MQMLDRVHRRRREGKDTIMFCAGQPSTGAPDAVLEEAEIALRSGPLGYTEVVGDREFRERVADWHSAAYGVDTNPDNVIVTTGSSGGFVAAFIATLDHGDYVAMPTPGYPAYRNILESLGAKILNLRCTAETRFQPTAQMLEELPHKPKAVIVTSPGNPTGTIIDPEELGRIAKWCDDNDAILISDEDYHGMSFGRPLATAHQFSPNAIVVGTLSKYFSMTGWRVGWIIVPDEMVTPIENLQASLALCAPAIGQVAGRAAFTLEAGAELDEHVEAYREAREVFVDKLPEIGLGTFADPDGGLYLWVDVSQYTDDSEEWALRLLDEAGVAVAPGIDFDPEEGNKWVRLSLCASREDTLEGVRRIGEFINK; translated from the coding sequence ATGCAAATGCTGGACAGAGTCCACCGCAGGCGTCGTGAAGGCAAAGACACCATTATGTTCTGCGCCGGTCAACCCTCGACCGGCGCACCGGACGCAGTCTTAGAAGAAGCTGAAATCGCCTTGCGTTCCGGTCCGTTGGGCTACACCGAGGTGGTCGGCGACCGTGAATTTAGGGAACGTGTCGCAGATTGGCACTCCGCTGCCTACGGCGTAGACACCAACCCTGACAATGTCATTGTCACGACTGGTTCGTCGGGTGGATTTGTGGCGGCGTTTATCGCAACGCTCGATCACGGCGACTACGTGGCCATGCCCACTCCGGGATATCCTGCCTACCGCAATATTTTGGAATCGCTGGGTGCAAAGATCCTCAATCTGCGCTGTACTGCGGAGACGCGTTTCCAGCCCACTGCACAAATGTTGGAAGAGCTGCCCCATAAGCCGAAGGCGGTTATCGTGACCAGCCCTGGCAATCCCACGGGCACGATCATTGATCCGGAGGAATTGGGACGCATCGCAAAGTGGTGCGATGACAACGACGCTATCCTTATTTCTGATGAGGATTACCACGGCATGAGCTTTGGCCGTCCGCTGGCCACGGCCCACCAATTCTCACCAAACGCGATTGTTGTGGGTACGTTGTCAAAGTACTTCTCCATGACTGGTTGGCGCGTGGGCTGGATCATTGTGCCAGATGAGATGGTCACACCGATTGAAAATCTCCAAGCATCGTTGGCCCTGTGTGCCCCTGCCATTGGGCAGGTCGCGGGGCGCGCGGCGTTTACGCTGGAGGCGGGAGCCGAACTTGATGAGCACGTTGAGGCGTATAGGGAGGCCCGGGAGGTGTTCGTCGACAAGCTCCCTGAAATCGGGTTGGGCACGTTCGCCGACCCTGACGGCGGCCTTTATTTGTGGGTCGATGTCTCGCAGTACACCGACGACTCAGAGGAGTGGGCCTTACGCCTACTCGACGAGGCCGGGGTGGCTGTTGCGCCGGGCATAGATTTTGATCCCGAGGAGGGCAACAAGTGGGTGCGTTTAAGCTTGTGTGCTTCCCGTGAAGACACCCTTGAGGGTGTACGCAGAATCGGTGAATTCATTAATAAATAG
- the purB gene encoding adenylosuccinate lyase produces the protein MICVADKKKIANVLSNRYASVELSNLWSAEEKIIMERQLWIAVMKAQKDLGVDIPAEAIDAYEAVIDQVDLGRIADRERVTRHDVKARIEEFNALAGFEHIHKGMTSRDLTENVEQLQIHRSLELVRNKGIAVVAAIGSRAAQYQSLVMAGRSHNVAAQATTLGKRFASAADEMLVALERVSELLNRYPLRGIKGPMGTAQDMLDLMDGDEARLSELETRIAAHLGFDRVFDSVGQVYPRSLDFDAVSALVQLGAGPSSLSHTIRLMAGNETVTEGFKEGQVGSSAMPHKMNARSCERVGGLQVILRGYLTMVADLSGQQWNEGDVFCSVIRRVALPDAFFAIDGMFETFLTVLDEFGAFPAMIERELERYLPFLATTRILMAAVRAGVGRETAHEVIKENAVAVALNMRENGGEQDLIQRLAADDRLPMSESDLEAALADRHAFIGAAESQVSRVLDRIQALVDAHPGASDYRPGEIL, from the coding sequence ATAATTTGCGTGGCTGATAAAAAGAAGATCGCAAACGTCCTGTCGAACCGTTACGCCTCCGTAGAGCTGTCCAACCTGTGGAGTGCTGAAGAAAAGATCATCATGGAGCGCCAACTGTGGATCGCCGTGATGAAAGCGCAGAAAGATCTCGGCGTTGACATCCCCGCCGAAGCAATTGACGCCTATGAAGCCGTCATTGATCAGGTTGATCTGGGACGCATCGCCGACCGTGAGCGCGTAACCCGCCACGATGTGAAAGCACGCATCGAAGAGTTCAATGCCCTCGCTGGTTTTGAGCACATCCACAAGGGCATGACCTCCCGCGACCTCACTGAGAACGTCGAGCAGCTCCAAATCCACCGCTCCCTGGAGCTCGTGCGCAATAAGGGTATTGCTGTTGTCGCAGCAATTGGCTCCCGCGCCGCGCAGTACCAAAGCCTGGTCATGGCGGGCCGTTCCCACAATGTCGCAGCTCAGGCAACCACCCTGGGTAAGCGCTTTGCCAGCGCAGCCGATGAAATGCTTGTCGCCCTGGAGCGCGTAAGCGAACTGCTCAACCGTTACCCCCTGCGCGGCATCAAGGGCCCTATGGGCACCGCGCAGGACATGCTTGACCTCATGGACGGCGACGAGGCTCGCTTGTCTGAGCTGGAAACCCGCATCGCAGCGCACCTCGGTTTTGATCGTGTCTTCGATTCCGTCGGCCAGGTCTACCCACGTTCCCTCGACTTCGATGCTGTTTCTGCACTGGTTCAGCTCGGCGCCGGCCCATCATCGCTGTCCCACACCATCCGATTGATGGCTGGCAACGAGACCGTCACTGAAGGGTTCAAGGAAGGTCAAGTTGGTTCTTCTGCGATGCCTCACAAGATGAACGCTCGTTCCTGTGAGCGCGTCGGCGGTCTGCAGGTCATCCTTCGCGGTTACCTCACCATGGTCGCTGATCTATCCGGCCAGCAGTGGAACGAAGGCGACGTTTTCTGCTCGGTGATTCGCCGCGTCGCGTTGCCTGATGCGTTCTTCGCCATCGACGGCATGTTTGAAACGTTCCTCACCGTCCTCGACGAATTCGGCGCATTCCCTGCCATGATTGAGCGTGAATTGGAGCGTTACCTGCCGTTCTTGGCCACGACCCGCATCCTCATGGCTGCTGTGCGCGCAGGCGTTGGCCGCGAGACAGCGCATGAGGTGATCAAAGAGAACGCCGTCGCAGTTGCTCTTAACATGCGCGAGAACGGTGGCGAGCAGGATCTTATCCAGCGTTTGGCAGCTGATGATCGCCTGCCAATGTCTGAGAGCGACCTGGAAGCAGCCCTTGCGGATCGCCATGCCTTCATCGGAGCAGCAGAATCGCAGGTCTCCCGTGTGCTCGACCGCATTCAAGCGCTTGTCGACGCCCACCCCGGCGCCTCTGATTACCGCCCAGGTGAGATCCTCTAA